A window of the Streptomyces griseochromogenes genome harbors these coding sequences:
- a CDS encoding alpha-ketoglutarate-dependent dioxygenase AlkB family protein, with protein MDVELFPRERAEVAPGAVHVPQWLDAERQRALLGACRRWARPPAGLRTVRTPGGGTMTARQVCLGWHWGVVHTCPACGRAVRDNPDCPGPHWYPYAYVRTALDGDGAPVKPFPAWLAELAHDAVADALGPRAAPAEPYDIALINFYDGEARMGMHRDSDEKSDAPVVSLSLGDSCVFRFGNPRTRTKPYTDVELRSGDLFVFGGPSRLAHHGVPRVHPGTAPPELGLNGRLNITLRVSGL; from the coding sequence ATGGACGTGGAGCTGTTTCCGAGGGAGCGTGCCGAAGTCGCGCCGGGCGCCGTGCACGTCCCGCAGTGGCTGGACGCCGAGCGGCAGCGCGCGCTCCTCGGCGCCTGCCGTCGGTGGGCGCGGCCGCCGGCCGGGCTGCGCACGGTCCGCACTCCCGGCGGCGGCACGATGACCGCACGGCAGGTCTGTCTCGGCTGGCACTGGGGCGTCGTACACACGTGCCCCGCCTGCGGGCGAGCCGTCCGGGACAATCCCGACTGCCCCGGCCCGCACTGGTACCCGTACGCCTACGTCCGCACGGCCCTCGACGGCGACGGCGCCCCCGTCAAGCCTTTCCCGGCCTGGCTGGCAGAACTGGCCCACGACGCGGTGGCCGACGCGCTCGGGCCGCGGGCGGCGCCGGCGGAGCCGTACGACATCGCGCTGATCAACTTCTACGACGGCGAGGCCCGCATGGGCATGCACCGCGACAGCGACGAGAAGTCCGACGCACCGGTGGTGTCGTTGAGCCTCGGCGACTCCTGCGTCTTCCGCTTCGGCAACCCGCGGACCCGCACGAAGCCCTACACGGACGTGGAGCTGCGCAGCGGGGACCTGTTCGTCTTCGGCGGACCCTCCCGGCTCGCCCACCACGGAGTGCCCCGCGTACACCCCGGTACGGCACCGCCCGAGCTCGGGCTGAACGGGCGGCTGAACATCACCCTGCGGGTGAGCGGGCTGTAG
- a CDS encoding methyltransferase — protein MTTPWGEFELSRFPEDPRDRLRAWDASDAYLLRHLAEEGVPLTGTVVVSGDRWGALVTALAAHRPTQITDSFLSQEATRANLARAGVEPGAVSLLTTQDPPPERVDVLLVRVPKSLALLEDQLLRLAPAVHAGTVIVGAGMVKEIHTSTLRLFERILGPTRTSPAHQKARLIFCAPDPSLERPANPWPYSYALPDGIGAISGRTVVNHAGVFCADRLDIGTRFLLKHLPAGTGTGRVVDLGCGNGVVGTAVALADPTAEVLFVDESFQAVASAEATYKANGVPGHAEFRVGDGLAGVAPGSVDLVLNNPPFHSHQATTDATAWRMFTGAKRALRPGGELWVIGNRHLGYHITLKRLFGNSTLVASDPKFVVLKAVRKS, from the coding sequence ATGACGACGCCGTGGGGCGAGTTCGAGCTGTCCCGTTTCCCCGAGGATCCCCGCGACCGGCTGCGTGCCTGGGACGCCTCCGACGCGTACCTGCTGCGGCACCTGGCCGAGGAGGGGGTGCCGCTCACGGGCACGGTCGTGGTGTCCGGCGACCGCTGGGGCGCGCTGGTGACGGCGCTCGCGGCACACCGGCCGACGCAGATCACCGACTCCTTCCTGAGCCAGGAGGCGACCCGGGCGAACCTGGCGCGGGCCGGGGTCGAACCGGGCGCGGTGAGCCTGCTCACCACCCAGGACCCGCCGCCGGAGCGAGTGGACGTGCTGCTCGTGCGGGTGCCGAAGAGTCTGGCGCTGCTGGAGGACCAGCTGCTGCGGCTCGCCCCTGCCGTGCACGCGGGCACGGTGATCGTGGGCGCCGGCATGGTGAAGGAGATCCACACCTCCACGCTGCGGTTGTTCGAGCGGATCCTCGGGCCGACCCGGACCTCGCCGGCACATCAGAAGGCCCGGCTGATCTTCTGCGCCCCGGACCCGTCGCTGGAGCGTCCGGCGAACCCGTGGCCGTACAGCTACGCCCTCCCTGACGGCATCGGCGCGATCTCCGGGCGTACGGTCGTCAACCACGCGGGTGTCTTCTGTGCCGACCGCCTCGACATCGGCACCCGGTTCCTCCTGAAGCACCTGCCGGCCGGGACGGGCACCGGGCGGGTGGTGGACCTCGGCTGCGGCAACGGCGTGGTCGGTACCGCGGTGGCGCTGGCCGACCCGACGGCCGAAGTGCTGTTCGTGGACGAGTCGTTCCAGGCCGTCGCCTCGGCCGAGGCGACGTACAAGGCGAACGGGGTGCCCGGGCACGCCGAGTTCCGGGTCGGGGACGGGCTGGCCGGGGTGGCTCCCGGCAGTGTGGATCTCGTCCTGAACAACCCGCCGTTCCACTCCCACCAGGCGACGACCGACGCCACGGCGTGGCGCATGTTCACCGGGGCGAAGCGCGCGCTGCGCCCCGGTGGCGAGCTGTGGGTGATCGGCAACCGGCACCTCGGCTACCACATCACCCTCAAGCGGCTGTTCGGCAACAGCACGCTGGTGGCGAGCGATCCGAAGTTCGTGGTGCTCAAGGCGGTCAGGAAGAGCTAG
- a CDS encoding class II fructose-bisphosphate aldolase — translation MPLATTGELVTRAAETRSAVAAFNIITLEHVEAVIAGAEATGAPVVLQVSENAVKFRYGRLLPLARAAVAAAERADVPVALHLDHVQSDDLLRQACDAGFSSVMYDAARLSYAENLATTRAAADWAHGQGLWIEAELGQVGGKDGRPPLDAHAPGARTDPDQARDFVAGTEVDALAVAVGSVHAMTTRTAALDHGLLGRLSAALTVPLVLHGSSGVPDDGLVAAVAGGIAKVNVGTALNAAMTGAIRDFLAAHPEAVDSRKYLSVGREAMAREVSRIIGVLGHRQRASSS, via the coding sequence GTGCCCCTCGCGACCACCGGTGAGCTGGTCACCCGCGCAGCGGAAACCCGCTCCGCCGTCGCCGCCTTCAACATCATCACCCTGGAACACGTCGAGGCCGTCATCGCCGGAGCCGAGGCCACCGGCGCGCCCGTCGTCCTCCAGGTCAGCGAGAACGCCGTCAAGTTCCGCTACGGGCGGCTCCTGCCGCTCGCCCGCGCCGCCGTGGCCGCCGCCGAACGCGCGGACGTACCCGTGGCCCTGCACCTCGACCATGTGCAGAGCGACGACCTGCTGCGCCAGGCCTGCGACGCCGGTTTCAGCTCGGTGATGTACGACGCCGCCCGCCTGTCCTACGCCGAGAACCTCGCCACGACCCGGGCCGCCGCCGACTGGGCGCATGGCCAGGGCCTGTGGATCGAGGCCGAGTTGGGGCAAGTAGGCGGGAAGGACGGCCGCCCGCCGCTGGACGCCCACGCGCCCGGCGCCCGCACCGACCCCGATCAGGCCCGGGACTTCGTCGCCGGCACCGAGGTCGACGCCCTGGCCGTGGCCGTCGGCAGTGTGCACGCCATGACCACGCGCACCGCCGCCCTCGACCACGGCCTCCTCGGGCGGCTGTCCGCCGCGCTGACCGTCCCGCTGGTCCTCCACGGGTCCTCGGGGGTACCGGACGACGGCCTTGTCGCGGCGGTCGCCGGCGGCATCGCCAAGGTCAATGTCGGCACCGCCCTGAACGCGGCCATGACCGGCGCGATCCGGGACTTCCTCGCCGCCCACCCGGAGGCCGTCGACTCACGCAAGTACCTCAGCGTGGGCCGCGAGGCGATGGCCCGCGAGGTGTCCCGAATCATCGGCGTCCTCGGCCACAGGCAGCGCGCTAGCTCTTCCTGA
- a CDS encoding SIS domain-containing protein, with protein MSHVGDELNSQPECWIRAAEEAGRYGDALPAPGERVAIVGCGTSYFMAQAVAALREGAGQGETDAFAASEFPRGRSYDRTVALTRSGTTTEVLDLLGHLRGTTRTTALTADPATPVMTAADDLVVLDFADERSVVQTRFATTALTLLRAHLGLHTDAVVADARAALTDDLPEGLVESTQFTFLGRGWTTGLANEAGLKMREASLSWTEAYPAMEYRHGPISITTEGTATWMLGAAPTGLAEQVRATGGRWIEGTLDPLAELVRVQRLAVAVAARRGLDPDRPRHLTRSVILAP; from the coding sequence ATGAGCCATGTCGGGGACGAGCTGAACAGCCAGCCCGAGTGCTGGATACGGGCGGCCGAGGAGGCGGGGCGGTACGGGGACGCGCTGCCGGCGCCGGGGGAGCGGGTCGCGATCGTCGGGTGCGGGACGTCGTACTTCATGGCGCAGGCGGTCGCCGCACTGCGCGAGGGGGCCGGGCAGGGCGAGACGGACGCGTTCGCCGCCTCCGAGTTCCCGCGCGGGCGGTCGTACGACCGGACGGTCGCCCTCACCCGTTCCGGTACCACCACCGAAGTGCTCGATCTGCTCGGGCACTTGAGGGGCACCACACGGACGACAGCGCTCACCGCGGACCCGGCCACCCCCGTGATGACGGCCGCCGACGACCTCGTCGTGCTGGACTTCGCCGACGAGCGCTCCGTCGTCCAGACCCGGTTCGCGACCACCGCACTCACCCTTCTGCGCGCCCACCTCGGCCTCCACACCGACGCCGTCGTCGCCGACGCCCGCGCGGCCCTCACCGACGACTTGCCCGAAGGGCTCGTGGAATCAACCCAGTTCACCTTCCTGGGACGCGGCTGGACCACCGGGCTCGCCAACGAGGCCGGCCTGAAGATGCGGGAGGCCTCCCTGTCCTGGACCGAGGCCTACCCCGCGATGGAGTACCGGCACGGGCCGATCAGCATCACCACCGAGGGCACCGCGACCTGGATGCTCGGTGCGGCGCCCACCGGCCTGGCCGAGCAGGTGCGCGCCACCGGCGGCCGGTGGATCGAGGGCACGCTCGACCCGCTCGCCGAACTCGTCCGCGTCCAGCGCCTCGCGGTCGCCGTCGCCGCCCGCCGCGGCCTCGACCCCGACCGGCCGCGCCACCTCACCCGCTCGGTGATCCTCGCTCCTTGA
- a CDS encoding DeoR/GlpR family DNA-binding transcription regulator, producing MSRDARWKALLELLVERGRLEVEEAAAELEVSAATIRRDFDQLAEQQMLVRTRGGAVVHGVSYELPLRYKTARRASEKQRIAKAVADLVAPGEAVGLTGGTTTTEVARALAVRGDLGTGSPALTIVTNALNIANELAVRPQFKIVVTGGVARPQSYELIGPLADGVLGQITLDVAVLGVVAFDVTHGAAAHDEAEAAINRLLCERAERVVVAADSSKLGQRAFARICAAELVDTLVTDTAVDADTVRRFEEAGIRVLAV from the coding sequence ATGTCCCGGGACGCCCGCTGGAAGGCGCTGCTCGAACTGCTCGTCGAGCGCGGCCGGCTGGAGGTCGAGGAGGCGGCGGCCGAACTGGAGGTGTCGGCGGCGACGATCCGCCGGGACTTCGACCAGCTCGCCGAGCAGCAGATGCTGGTGCGCACCCGCGGCGGAGCGGTCGTGCACGGGGTGTCGTACGAACTGCCGCTGCGCTACAAGACCGCCCGCCGCGCCTCCGAGAAGCAGCGGATCGCCAAGGCGGTGGCGGATCTCGTGGCGCCGGGCGAGGCGGTGGGCCTGACCGGCGGCACGACCACCACGGAGGTGGCCCGCGCCCTGGCCGTCCGCGGCGACCTGGGCACCGGATCACCGGCGCTGACCATCGTCACGAACGCGCTCAACATCGCCAACGAGCTGGCGGTACGGCCCCAGTTCAAGATCGTGGTGACCGGTGGGGTCGCGCGACCGCAGTCGTACGAGCTCATCGGTCCGCTCGCCGACGGAGTGCTCGGCCAGATCACCCTCGACGTCGCCGTCCTCGGCGTGGTCGCCTTCGACGTCACGCACGGCGCGGCGGCGCACGACGAGGCGGAGGCCGCGATCAACCGGCTGCTGTGCGAGCGCGCCGAGCGGGTCGTCGTGGCCGCCGACTCCAGCAAGCTGGGCCAGCGGGCGTTCGCCCGCATCTGCGCCGCGGAGCTGGTGGACACGCTCGTCACGGACACGGCGGTGGACGCGGACACCGTGCGCCGCTTCGAGGAGGCGGGCATCCGGGTCCTCGCGGTCTGA
- a CDS encoding luciferase family protein, with translation MLALRALAQLATWPDLRQAVPSCGLGQAVRSAQGEIAHFHSDRDVDLRLTDRAIRRFAKDLRGSGVIRIVPGSPWVTLRLDAASDVDLLLTLVSVALQAQQAWPDPVGRVETGCNDQRGAGFVRADRSGF, from the coding sequence ATGTTGGCCCTGCGCGCGCTGGCGCAACTGGCGACCTGGCCGGACCTGAGACAGGCGGTCCCGAGCTGTGGTCTGGGGCAAGCCGTGCGTTCGGCCCAGGGCGAGATCGCCCACTTCCACTCGGACCGGGATGTCGATCTGCGGCTGACCGACCGGGCCATCCGCCGGTTCGCCAAGGACCTGAGAGGCTCGGGCGTCATCCGGATCGTGCCGGGCTCGCCGTGGGTCACCCTGCGGCTCGACGCCGCGAGCGACGTCGACCTGCTGCTGACCCTGGTGAGCGTCGCACTCCAGGCCCAGCAGGCCTGGCCCGATCCGGTCGGGCGGGTGGAGACCGGCTGCAACGACCAGCGTGGGGCGGGGTTCGTGAGGGCCGACCGCAGCGGATTCTGA
- a CDS encoding DUF899 domain-containing protein — protein MKTPPVVSPQEWEAARRQLLVEEKRLTRARDALAAKRRRMPWLAVEKRYEFDGPEGRASLLDLFQGRRQLIVYRAFFEPGVFGWPDHACRGCSMVADHVGNLAHLHARDTTLVFASRAPQPDIERVKARMGWTIPWYTITDDFDTDFGVDEWHGTNAFIREGDSVFRTYFINSRGDEAMGNTWTYLDMTALGRQETWEDSPEGYPQTAPYAWWNWHDAYGDAETAPEWLAITRRATQDQTE, from the coding sequence ATGAAGACACCCCCCGTCGTCTCGCCGCAAGAGTGGGAGGCCGCGCGCCGGCAGCTGCTCGTGGAAGAGAAGCGATTGACCCGCGCCCGTGACGCACTGGCCGCCAAGCGCCGGCGGATGCCCTGGCTGGCGGTGGAGAAGCGCTACGAGTTCGACGGGCCCGAGGGCAGGGCGAGTCTGCTCGACCTGTTCCAGGGCCGCCGGCAGCTGATCGTCTACCGAGCCTTCTTCGAACCCGGCGTCTTCGGCTGGCCCGACCACGCGTGCCGCGGCTGTTCCATGGTGGCCGACCACGTCGGCAATCTCGCGCATCTGCATGCCCGCGACACCACTCTCGTCTTCGCCTCGCGCGCGCCGCAGCCGGACATCGAGCGGGTGAAGGCGCGGATGGGCTGGACGATTCCCTGGTACACGATCACCGACGATTTCGACACCGACTTCGGGGTGGACGAGTGGCACGGCACGAACGCGTTCATCCGCGAGGGCGACAGCGTGTTCCGCACCTACTTCATCAACAGCCGTGGTGACGAGGCGATGGGAAACACCTGGACCTATCTCGACATGACCGCGCTCGGGCGGCAGGAGACCTGGGAGGACTCACCGGAGGGCTATCCGCAGACCGCGCCGTACGCGTGGTGGAACTGGCACGACGCGTACGGCGACGCCGAGACGGCGCCGGAGTGGCTGGCCATCACCCGCCGTGCCACCCAGGACCAGACCGAGTAG
- a CDS encoding sigma-70 family RNA polymerase sigma factor, with translation MIESTLDRARAGDGEAFRELTEPYRRELQVHCYRILGSVQDAEDTVQETLLAAWRGLGGFRERASVRAWLYRIATNRCLNALRDTGRRPRPAQPARRPLDVPEPTRRSEPAWFEPYPDALLEDLPDTAPGPEARYETREALALSFVAGLQHLPPRQRAVLVLRDVLGFPAAEVADLLDSSGVSVNSALQRARTALGGERPARDRERAPLPRSPRERELVGRFVDALENSDVDRLVALLTEDAWLTMPPEPLAYQGPTAIAGFYQALPWWGGQALRLLPTRANGQPAFGSYLLDPHSPIAHAYGLVVLTLEGDRISSVTRFGDNGLFPLFGLPRTLRDL, from the coding sequence GTGATCGAATCGACCCTGGACCGTGCCCGGGCGGGCGACGGGGAAGCGTTCCGCGAGCTCACCGAGCCCTATCGGCGCGAGCTCCAGGTGCACTGCTACCGGATCCTCGGCTCTGTGCAGGACGCGGAGGACACCGTCCAGGAGACCCTGCTGGCCGCCTGGCGCGGGCTCGGGGGATTCCGGGAGCGGGCCTCCGTACGCGCCTGGCTGTACCGCATCGCCACCAACCGCTGCCTGAACGCGCTGCGCGACACGGGCCGCCGACCGCGGCCCGCGCAGCCGGCCCGACGCCCCCTGGACGTGCCCGAGCCCACGCGCCGCTCCGAGCCGGCCTGGTTCGAGCCCTACCCGGACGCCCTGCTGGAGGACCTGCCGGACACCGCCCCGGGGCCGGAGGCCCGCTACGAGACGAGGGAGGCGCTGGCGCTGTCGTTCGTGGCCGGACTCCAGCACCTGCCGCCGCGCCAGCGCGCGGTACTCGTGCTGCGCGACGTGCTCGGATTCCCTGCGGCCGAGGTGGCCGACCTGCTCGACAGCAGCGGTGTCTCGGTCAACAGTGCCCTGCAGCGGGCGCGTACGGCCCTCGGCGGCGAAAGGCCCGCGCGCGACCGGGAGCGGGCGCCGCTGCCCCGCTCACCCCGTGAACGCGAGCTCGTCGGGCGGTTCGTGGACGCGCTGGAGAACTCCGACGTCGACCGGCTGGTCGCCCTGCTGACCGAGGACGCCTGGCTGACGATGCCGCCCGAGCCCCTCGCATACCAGGGACCCACGGCGATCGCCGGGTTCTACCAGGCCCTGCCCTGGTGGGGCGGTCAGGCGCTCCGCCTGCTGCCCACGCGGGCCAACGGCCAGCCCGCGTTCGGCTCCTACCTCCTCGATCCCCACAGCCCGATCGCGCACGCCTACGGACTGGTGGTGCTCACGCTGGAGGGCGACCGGATCTCCTCCGTCACCCGCTTCGGCGACAACGGCCTCTTCCCGTTGTTCGGGCTGCCCCGAACGCTCCGTGACCTCTGA
- a CDS encoding SDR family oxidoreductase, translating to MSIRNALVIGAGGGVGRATADALTSAGTHVLATGHERDATDPAQVSALLTEADPDLVVVCAGARPRMAPIEEQSWESFSAPWHVDVRIAFEVGRAALARPLCPGSTVVIVSSGAALGGSPLSGGYAGAKRTQMFLVDYLQSAADARDLGIRFVALVPRQLLVGTRIGEAAAEAYAAGTGQSADAYLKEHFPVPLGPAGVARAVLAVATGEEHRRKTRLAVTGQGLEDI from the coding sequence ATGAGCATCCGAAACGCCCTCGTCATCGGCGCCGGCGGCGGTGTGGGCCGCGCCACCGCCGACGCCCTCACCTCGGCCGGAACCCATGTCCTGGCCACCGGCCACGAGCGGGACGCCACGGATCCCGCGCAGGTCTCCGCGCTCCTCACGGAGGCCGACCCGGACCTCGTCGTGGTCTGCGCGGGTGCGCGCCCGCGGATGGCGCCGATCGAGGAGCAGAGCTGGGAGTCGTTCTCGGCGCCCTGGCACGTCGACGTCAGGATCGCCTTCGAGGTCGGCCGCGCCGCGCTGGCCCGTCCGCTGTGTCCGGGCTCGACCGTGGTCATCGTGTCGAGCGGGGCGGCGCTGGGCGGCTCACCGCTGTCGGGGGGCTACGCCGGCGCCAAGCGGACGCAGATGTTCCTGGTGGACTACCTGCAGTCCGCCGCCGACGCCCGCGACCTCGGCATCCGGTTCGTCGCCCTGGTCCCCCGGCAGTTGCTGGTCGGCACCCGGATCGGTGAGGCCGCGGCCGAGGCGTACGCCGCCGGGACCGGCCAGTCGGCCGATGCCTACCTGAAGGAGCACTTCCCGGTGCCGCTCGGCCCCGCCGGGGTCGCCCGCGCCGTCCTCGCCGTCGCCACCGGCGAAGAACACCGCCGAAAGACCCGGCTGGCCGTGACGGGCCAGGGACTCGAGGACATCTGA
- a CDS encoding MFS transporter yields MPGAGLTRLRVAITVFFALDGFIFAGWVVRIPDIKQQTHASASALGLALLGVSAGAVVTMTLTGRLCGRYGSHPVTVVCAALLSLSVILPPLTHSAAALGAVLLLFGAAYGGLNVAFNSAAVDLVAALRRPVMPSFHAAFSLGGMAGAGLGGLVAGVLSPTRHLLGITLVGLVVTAVAGPALLRYEAPVTPERREAGPEGGARRAGGRTRGLVVVFGLVALCTAYGEGAMADWGALHLQQNLAASSGTAAAGYACFALAMTIGRLSGTALLERFGRARTVIAGGTTAAAGMLLGSLAPSVWAALIGFAVTGLGLANLFPVAVERAGALAGPSGVAVASTLGYGGMLLGPPAIGFMADWFSLPTALTSVAALAAVAALIGVTTRSVMRG; encoded by the coding sequence GTGCCGGGTGCCGGACTCACTCGGCTCCGGGTCGCCATCACCGTCTTCTTCGCCCTGGACGGGTTCATCTTCGCGGGATGGGTCGTGCGCATCCCCGACATCAAGCAGCAGACCCACGCCTCCGCGAGCGCGCTCGGCCTCGCCCTGCTCGGAGTCTCCGCCGGAGCCGTCGTCACCATGACCCTGACCGGACGCCTGTGCGGGCGGTACGGCAGCCATCCGGTCACCGTGGTCTGCGCGGCCCTGCTCTCCCTCAGCGTCATCCTGCCGCCGCTCACCCACTCCGCCGCCGCCCTCGGCGCCGTACTCCTCCTCTTCGGCGCCGCGTACGGCGGGCTCAACGTGGCCTTCAACAGCGCGGCCGTCGACCTGGTGGCCGCGTTGCGCAGGCCGGTCATGCCGAGTTTCCACGCTGCCTTCAGCCTGGGCGGAATGGCCGGCGCCGGCCTCGGCGGGCTGGTGGCCGGTGTCCTCTCCCCCACACGGCACCTGCTCGGCATCACACTGGTCGGGCTCGTGGTCACCGCCGTCGCCGGACCCGCCCTTCTGCGGTACGAGGCTCCGGTGACGCCGGAACGGCGGGAGGCCGGGCCGGAGGGCGGTGCCCGGCGGGCGGGCGGCCGCACCCGCGGGCTGGTCGTCGTCTTCGGACTGGTCGCCCTGTGCACCGCCTACGGAGAGGGGGCCATGGCCGACTGGGGCGCCCTGCATCTCCAGCAGAACCTGGCGGCGTCCTCGGGCACCGCGGCCGCCGGGTACGCGTGTTTCGCGCTCGCCATGACCATCGGCCGCCTGAGCGGTACGGCGCTGCTGGAACGCTTCGGGCGGGCGCGGACCGTGATCGCCGGCGGCACCACCGCGGCGGCCGGGATGCTGCTCGGCTCGCTCGCCCCCTCCGTGTGGGCGGCGCTGATCGGGTTCGCCGTGACCGGACTCGGGCTGGCCAACCTCTTCCCGGTCGCCGTGGAGCGGGCCGGCGCGCTGGCCGGTCCCTCCGGTGTCGCCGTCGCCTCCACACTGGGCTACGGCGGCATGCTGCTCGGGCCGCCCGCGATCGGTTTCATGGCCGACTGGTTCTCCCTGCCCACCGCGCTCACCAGCGTCGCCGCGCTCGCCGCCGTGGCCGCCCTCATAGGGGTGACGACGCGGAGCGTGATGAGGGGATGA
- a CDS encoding maleylpyruvate isomerase family mycothiol-dependent enzyme has protein sequence METADFLQILDREGRLLAAAAAEAGTGAKVPTCPQWQVGDLVRHTGAVHRWAAALVAEGLTAPPPLGDAPDLDGAELVDWYRDSHRLLVDTLAAAPADVECWTFLPALCPSPLAFWTRRQAHETTVHRYDAEAARGGTPSPIATDFAADGIDELLRGFHARSRSKVRTERPRALRVRAVDGGADAVWTVRLSAEPPVTSRDGSGEAEAELTGTADQLYLALWNRTPVPSVTGDRSLAALWREKSGI, from the coding sequence ATGGAGACTGCTGACTTCCTTCAGATCCTGGACCGGGAGGGCCGGTTGCTGGCGGCCGCCGCCGCGGAGGCGGGGACCGGCGCCAAGGTGCCGACCTGTCCGCAGTGGCAGGTCGGGGACCTGGTGCGGCACACGGGCGCCGTGCACCGGTGGGCCGCCGCCCTGGTCGCCGAAGGGCTCACCGCTCCGCCCCCGCTCGGTGACGCCCCGGACCTGGACGGAGCCGAGCTGGTGGACTGGTACCGGGACAGCCACCGCCTGCTGGTCGACACACTGGCCGCCGCACCCGCCGATGTGGAGTGCTGGACCTTCCTCCCGGCGCTCTGCCCGTCGCCGCTGGCGTTCTGGACCCGGCGGCAGGCCCATGAGACGACCGTCCACCGCTACGACGCCGAGGCGGCGCGGGGCGGCACGCCGTCCCCGATCGCCACGGACTTCGCGGCCGACGGCATCGACGAGCTGCTGCGCGGCTTCCACGCCCGCTCCAGGAGCAAGGTCCGCACGGAGCGGCCGCGCGCGCTGCGGGTGCGGGCGGTGGACGGAGGCGCGGACGCGGTGTGGACCGTACGCCTGTCGGCCGAGCCGCCCGTCACCTCGCGGGACGGATCCGGAGAGGCCGAGGCCGAACTGACCGGTACGGCGGACCAGTTGTACCTGGCGCTGTGGAACCGGACGCCGGTGCCGAGCGTGACGGGTGATCGCTCCCTCGCGGCGCTGTGGCGGGAGAAGTCCGGGATCTGA
- a CDS encoding MarR family winged helix-turn-helix transcriptional regulator: MAANKAEQALVEQWRDILALHARTQCELDRALHGHGLCASDFEVLDLLAEGVTAGGGCAYRVQEISERVHLSQSALSRLIGRLEKDGLVERAMCAEDRRGVRVALTAKGRTLHGEVRPVQRAVLARMLTASD; encoded by the coding sequence ATGGCGGCGAACAAGGCCGAGCAGGCGCTCGTGGAGCAGTGGCGGGACATTCTGGCCCTGCATGCCCGCACCCAGTGCGAGCTGGACCGGGCCCTGCACGGACACGGCCTGTGTGCCAGTGACTTCGAGGTGCTCGACCTGCTCGCCGAGGGTGTGACGGCGGGCGGCGGCTGTGCCTACCGCGTCCAGGAGATCTCGGAGCGGGTCCATCTCAGCCAGAGCGCGCTGTCCCGGCTCATCGGCCGTCTGGAGAAGGACGGCCTCGTCGAGCGGGCCATGTGTGCGGAGGACCGACGGGGTGTGCGGGTGGCGCTCACCGCGAAGGGGCGCACGCTGCACGGTGAAGTACGGCCCGTGCAGCGCGCGGTGCTGGCGCGGATGCTGACCGCCTCCGACTGA